The following coding sequences lie in one Bacillus rossius redtenbacheri isolate Brsri chromosome 13, Brsri_v3, whole genome shotgun sequence genomic window:
- the LOC134538622 gene encoding uncharacterized protein LOC134538622 yields MHGQDHRHVITQQKNSSRSHHPHDRPPPRQTTPTTDHLHDRPPARQSTPTTEHPHDRPPPRQTTCTTYYPHDRAPPRQTTPTTDHPHDRPPARQTTPTTDYPHDRAPPRQSTPTTDHTHDRPPPRQTTCTTDNPHDRLPPRQSTSTTEHPHDRPPPRQTTPTTDHLHDRPPPRQTTPTTEHLHDRAPPRQTTPTTDHPHDRPPARQTTPTTDYPHDRAPPRQTTPTTDHTHDRPHPRQTTCTTDNPYDRLPPRQSTPRQSTPTTDHPHDRPPPRQTTPTTEHPHNRPPPRQTTCTTEHPHDRAHPTTDHLHDRQPPRQSTPTTEHPHDRPPPRQTTCTTDNPHDRLPPRQSTSTTEHTHDRAPPRQTTPTTDHTHDRAPPRQTTLRKTTPTTDHPHDRPPPRQTTPTTDHLHDRQPPRQSTSTTDHPHDRPPPRQSTSTTDHPHDRPPPLQTTCTTDNPYDRLPPRQSTPTTDNPHDRAPPRQTTPTTEHPHDRPPPRQTTPTTEHPHDRPPPRQTTCTTDNPHDRLPPRQSTPKTTHPHDRAPPRQTTPTADHLHDRPPPRQSTPTTDYPHDRPPPRQTTPTTDHPHDRAPPRQSTPHDRPPARQTTPTTDYPHDRAPARQTTPTTDYPHDRAPPRQTNCTTDNPHDRAPPLQSTPTTDYPHDRPPPRQTTPMTEHPHDRPPARQSTPTTEHTPRQTTCTTDNSHDRAPPRQSTPTTNHQLDDRNKDILAAGGPGARR; encoded by the coding sequence GATCACCGACACGTGATCACCCAGCAGAAGAACAGCTCGCGGAGCCACCACCCCCACGACAGACCACCCCCACGACAGACCACACCCACGACAGACCACCTGCACGACAGACCACCTGCACGACAGAGCACACCCACGACAGAGCACCCCCACGACAGACCACCCCCACGACAGACCACCTGCACGACATACTACCCCCACGACAGAGCACCTCCACGACAGACCACCCCCACGACAGACCACCCCCACGACAGACCACCTGCACGACAGACAACCCCCACGACAGACTACCCCCACGACAGAGCACCTCCACGACAGAGCACCCCCACGACAGACCACACCCACGACAGACCACCCCCACGACAGACCACCTGCACGACAGACAACCCCCACGACAGACTACCCCCACGACAGAGCACCTCCACGACAGAGCACCCCCACGACAGACCACCCCCACGACAGACCACCCCCACGACAGACCACCTGCACGACAGACCACCCCCACGACAGACTACCCCCACGACAGAGCACCTCCACGACAGAGCACCCCCACGACAGACCACCCCCACGACAGACCACCCCCACGACAGACCACCTGCACGACAGACAACCCCCACGACAGACTACCCCCACGACAGAGCACCTCCACGACAGACCACCCCCACGACAGACCACACCCACGACAGACCACACCCACGACAGACCACCTGCACGACAGATAACCCCTACGACAGACTACCCCCACGACAGAGCACACCACGACAGAGCACCCCCACGACAGACCACCCCCACGACAGACCACCCCCACGACAGACCACACCCACGACAGAGCACCCCCACAACAGACCACCCCCACGACAGACCACCTGCACGACAGAGCACCCCCACGACAGAGCACACCCCACGACAGACCACCTGCACGACAGACAACCCCCACGACAGAGCACCCCCACGACAGAGCACCCCCACGACAGACCACCCCCACGACAGACCACCTGCACGACAGACAACCCCCACGACAGACTACCCCCACGACAGAGCACCTCCACGACAGAGCACACCCATGACAGAGCACCCCCACGACAGACCACCCCCACGACAGACCACACCCACGACAGAGCACCCCCACGACAGACCACCCTTCGAAAGACCACCCCCACGACAGACCACCCCCACGACAGACCACCCCCACGACAGACCACCCCCACGACAGACCACCTGCACGACAGACAACCCCCACGACAGAGCACCTCCACGACAGACCACCCCCACGACAGACCACCCCCACGACAGAGCACCTCCACGACAGACCACCCCCACGACAGACCACCCCCACTACAGACCACCTGCACGACAGACAACCCCTACGACAGACTACCCCCACGACAGAGCACCCCCACGACAGACAACCCCCACGACAGAGCACCCCCACGACAGACTACCCCCACGACAGAGCACCCCCACGACAGACCACCCCCACGACAGACCACCCCCACGACAGAGCACCCCCACGACAGACCACCCCCACGACAGACCACCTGCACGACAGACAACCCCCACGACAGACTACCCCCACGACAGAGCACCCCCAAGACAACCCACCCCCACGACAGAGCACCCCCACGGCAGACCACCCCCACGGCAGACCACCTGCACGACAGACCACCCCCACGACAGAGCACCCCCACGACAGACTACCCACACGACAGACCACCCCCACGACAGACCACCCCCACGACAGACCACCCCCACGACAGAGCACCCCCACGACAGAGCACACCCCACGACAGACCACCTGCACGACAAACAACCCCCACGACAGACTACCCCCACGACAGAGCACCTGCACGACAAACAACCCCCACGACAGACTACCCCCACGACAGAGCACCCCCACGACAGACCAACTGCACGACAGACAACCCCCACGACAGAGCACCCCCACTACAGAGCACCCCCACGACAGACTACCCCCACGACAGACCACCCCCACGACAGACCACCCCCATGACAGAGCACCCCCACGACAGACCACCTGCACGACAGAGCACCCCCACGACAGAGCACACCCCACGACAGACCACCTGCACGACAGACAACTCCCACGACAGAGCACCCCCACGACAGAGCACCCCCACGACAAACCACCAGCTTGACGACCGCAACAAGGACATCCTAGCGGCCGGTGGGCCCGGCGCGCGACGGTGA